A portion of the Clostridium gelidum genome contains these proteins:
- a CDS encoding galactose ABC transporter substrate-binding protein, with protein MKIIKKIVSIAFISVLLLQIVKSTAYANPSITSQDIVKVAVFLNDFNDQFISKVRNNLEDIQKENENKVQFTFFDAKGNQVSQNESMEQVLNKDFDLFVINPVSTDINKFENTLNKLLQKNIPLILYYAKTPSIVNYIKGYGNAVIIDTDINQSGILEGKILANTWNANKEAFDSNHDNIMQYVMLQGPTNSPETIARTKYSIQALNEIGIKSQQLSSIPCNWDEECAKSAIESTFLSLGNKIEAIISNNDAMAIGAIKALQKYGYNKGDNSKYIPVVGIDALPEAQELIKQGVMTGTVIQDPHEHANAIYTIGMNIATGNTPLSDTNYKFDETGITVKLPYYAYI; from the coding sequence ATGAAGATAATAAAAAAAATAGTTTCCATTGCCTTTATTTCTGTATTATTATTACAAATTGTAAAAAGTACTGCATATGCCAACCCAAGTATTACTTCCCAAGATATAGTTAAAGTAGCTGTATTCTTGAATGATTTTAATGATCAATTTATTTCTAAGGTTAGAAATAATTTAGAAGATATACAAAAAGAAAATGAAAACAAAGTTCAATTTACTTTTTTTGATGCAAAAGGAAATCAAGTGTCTCAAAACGAAAGCATGGAACAAGTACTTAATAAAGACTTTGATCTTTTTGTCATAAATCCAGTTAGTACTGACATAAATAAATTTGAAAATACTCTTAATAAACTATTGCAAAAAAATATTCCATTAATTCTATACTACGCTAAAACTCCATCAATAGTAAATTATATTAAAGGTTATGGTAATGCTGTGATCATAGATACAGATATTAATCAATCTGGAATTCTTGAAGGTAAAATCTTAGCGAATACATGGAATGCTAATAAAGAAGCTTTTGATAGCAATCATGATAATATAATGCAGTATGTCATGTTACAAGGTCCAACTAACAGCCCTGAAACAATTGCAAGAACTAAATATTCTATTCAAGCACTTAATGAGATAGGAATAAAATCTCAACAGCTTTCATCAATTCCTTGTAATTGGGACGAAGAATGTGCCAAATCTGCAATAGAATCAACTTTCTTAAGTCTTGGTAATAAAATTGAAGCAATAATTTCTAATAATGATGCTATGGCAATAGGTGCTATTAAAGCACTTCAAAAATATGGCTACAATAAAGGAGATAATTCAAAATATATCCCCGTTGTTGGAATTGATGCTTTGCCAGAAGCTCAAGAATTAATTAAACAAGGTGTCATGACAGGTACTGTGATACAAGATCCACACGAACATGCAAATGCAATTTATACCATAGGAATGAACATAGCCACTGGTAACACTCCTTTAAGTGATACAAATTATAAATTTGATGAAACAGGAATTACAGTCAAACTGCCTTATTATGCATATATTTAA
- a CDS encoding MarR family winged helix-turn-helix transcriptional regulator produces the protein MENKYDYTKLIGYLIIKGEVYIKRKILNIFLENGYDITFEQWTVLNVLYAEPGLIQSEIAMRTYKDKTNITRILDVLSKNGYIVRKQHESDRRSLCIYLTDKGTKMFDDLIPHINLINEKLKKGISDEELRILESILERIYKNAE, from the coding sequence TTGGAGAATAAATATGATTATACAAAGTTAATTGGATATTTAATAATTAAAGGTGAAGTTTATATAAAGAGAAAGATTCTTAATATATTTTTAGAAAATGGATATGATATTACATTTGAACAATGGACAGTTTTAAATGTATTATACGCAGAACCTGGATTAATTCAAAGTGAAATTGCAATGAGAACATATAAGGATAAAACTAATATTACTAGAATATTAGATGTTCTTTCAAAAAATGGGTATATAGTAAGAAAGCAACATGAAAGTGATAGAAGAAGCTTATGTATATATCTTACAGACAAAGGTACAAAAATGTTTGATGACCTTATACCACATATTAATTTAATTAATGAAAAATTAAAAAAAGGAATATCAGATGAGGAGTTAAGAATACTTGAAAGTATTCTAGAAAGAATATACAAAAATGCTGAATAG
- the aguB gene encoding N-carbamoylputrescine amidase, whose protein sequence is MRKVKVAAVQMSCSCNIDENISKAEKFVREAAEKGAQIILLQELFETPYFCQKEKSDYYIYATEVAQNKAINHFKEIAKELKVVLPISFYEKKNYARYNSIAIIDANGEVLGTYRKSHIPDGPGYEEKFYFNPGDTGFKVWNTLYGKIGVGICWDQWYPEAARCMTLMGAEILFYPTAIGSEPQDGSIDSKDHWQACMLGHAGSNLIPVIASNRVGIEEDEDSKINFYGSSFIAGPQGNKIVEANRTEETVLVAEFDLDQLETQRIEWGIFRDRRPDLYKIITSYDGELIIK, encoded by the coding sequence ATGAGAAAAGTTAAAGTTGCAGCGGTGCAAATGAGCTGTTCATGTAATATAGATGAAAATATTTCTAAAGCAGAAAAATTCGTAAGAGAAGCTGCAGAAAAAGGTGCTCAAATAATTCTTCTTCAAGAATTATTTGAAACTCCATATTTTTGTCAAAAGGAAAAATCTGATTACTACATATATGCTACAGAAGTAGCACAAAACAAAGCAATTAATCATTTTAAAGAAATTGCTAAAGAACTTAAGGTAGTATTACCAATTAGTTTCTATGAAAAGAAAAACTATGCTAGATATAATTCCATAGCAATAATTGATGCCAATGGAGAAGTACTTGGAACATATAGAAAAAGCCATATTCCTGACGGACCTGGTTATGAAGAAAAGTTCTACTTTAATCCTGGAGATACGGGCTTTAAGGTATGGAATACTCTCTATGGTAAAATTGGCGTAGGTATCTGTTGGGATCAATGGTACCCTGAAGCTGCTAGATGTATGACTTTAATGGGAGCTGAAATTCTTTTCTACCCTACAGCGATTGGCTCTGAACCTCAAGATGGCTCAATTGATTCAAAAGATCACTGGCAAGCTTGCATGTTAGGTCATGCTGGTTCTAATTTAATACCTGTAATTGCATCAAACCGTGTTGGTATTGAAGAAGATGAAGACTCTAAAATAAACTTCTATGGTTCTTCCTTCATTGCAGGACCACAAGGAAACAAGATTGTTGAAGCTAACCGTACAGAAGAAACTGTATTAGTTGCTGAATTTGATTTAGATCAATTAGAAACACAACGTATTGAATGGGGAATCTTTAGAGATCGTCGTCCTGACTTATACAAGATTATTACATCTTATGATGGTGAATTAATAATAAAATAA
- a CDS encoding agmatine deiminase family protein: MYPKDFNYKMPAEWTAHERTFISWPVKESMCHPDNYESVCAGYAEFIRTIAEFEPVSVIVNPNELENVKKLFREPNIELLPIDHNDAWLRDNGPTFVIDDEGNIAGVNWKFNAWGEKYAPWDLDDKVAPQILDHYNIRKFDAPLVMEGGSLHTDGEGTLLTTEECLLNPNRNPYLTRDQIETYLKQYLNIEKVIWLKKGLSGDETDGHVDNIACFAAPGKIIMQTCDDPSDENYKITLENIEILKNAIDAKGRKLEIIQINQPPKTEYEGERLTLSYLNFYFVNNGIILPTFGGNAAEADKMAEKILSLTFPDRKVRTVDGIAVIKEGGNVHCTTQQMPYSRKELI; encoded by the coding sequence ATGTATCCAAAAGATTTTAATTATAAAATGCCTGCTGAATGGACTGCTCACGAGCGTACATTCATATCATGGCCAGTAAAAGAATCTATGTGTCATCCAGATAATTATGAAAGTGTTTGTGCTGGATATGCAGAGTTTATTAGGACAATTGCTGAGTTTGAACCTGTTTCAGTAATTGTTAATCCAAATGAATTGGAAAATGTAAAAAAGCTTTTTAGAGAACCTAATATAGAACTGCTCCCAATTGATCATAATGATGCATGGCTTAGAGATAATGGTCCTACATTTGTAATTGATGATGAAGGAAATATAGCAGGAGTAAATTGGAAATTTAATGCTTGGGGTGAAAAGTATGCTCCTTGGGATTTAGATGATAAAGTAGCTCCACAGATTTTAGATCATTATAATATTAGGAAATTTGATGCACCACTAGTTATGGAAGGTGGTTCTCTTCATACAGATGGAGAAGGAACTTTACTTACTACAGAAGAATGTCTATTGAATCCTAATAGAAATCCTTATCTTACTAGAGACCAAATTGAAACTTACTTAAAACAATACTTAAATATAGAAAAAGTAATTTGGCTTAAAAAGGGATTAAGTGGTGATGAAACTGATGGGCATGTTGATAACATAGCTTGTTTTGCTGCACCTGGTAAAATAATTATGCAGACTTGTGATGATCCAAGTGATGAGAACTATAAAATCACTTTAGAAAATATTGAAATCCTAAAAAATGCAATAGATGCAAAAGGAAGAAAACTTGAAATTATCCAAATTAACCAGCCCCCTAAAACTGAATATGAAGGTGAAAGATTAACATTAAGTTATTTAAACTTCTACTTTGTAAATAACGGCATTATCTTACCTACTTTTGGTGGAAATGCAGCAGAAGCAGATAAAATGGCTGAAAAGATTTTAAGTTTAACTTTCCCTGATAGAAAAGTTAGAACTGTAGATGGAATAGCTGTTATAAAAGAAGGCGGTAATGTCCACTGTACCACTCAGCAAATGCCTTATTCAAGAAAGGAATTGATATAA